CATTTCGCAGAAACCTCAATATATTTCGCAGATGTGAGTTTTTACCTTGTGCCTAACGGTCAGCTAAATGTTATGTAATTTTTTATGCGGCACCCAGATCCTCGCGCAGTTCAACGTCTGGTATAAAAGTAGTAGCGGATTAAAACGCACTTATTTTCGGACAGTAGTACCTGCTGCGTTCACAAGCTCTTTTAAATATAACTCCCAGGCTGCGGGGGGTATATGGCGTTCGCGTGTTGTATGCCCGTGTGCTGCATACTTTTTGCTTCAAATGTTTTACAATTTTATAATTCTTCTATTAAGCAAACCTCTTTCTGTGTTTAACTGCAAATAATAAATGCCTGCTGATAAGTCGGATAAATCCAGATCTTGATTCATGTTGTTTCCCTTCATCACGACCTTGCCAAAGTTATCCATGACCGTGAATGCTACGGAACCTATTATCCCTGTCAACTTTATGCTCCCTGTTGTAGGGTTCGGAATAATCACAATATCATCCTTCCTGTCCTGTGTGGTGGATGTGACGTCCGACAGGTCAAACACTCTTACATGACCTGCTTTTTCTCCATTACCATCATTCAAATGTGCGCCAATAGCCACGATTTGACCATCTGACGAAATAGATACGCTGTGTCCTGACCAGTCAATGGGTCCCTCTCCTTCAATTTCCTCGCCATATTGTACCCACGCGGTGCCATTCCATTTATAAACCCGCACATGCCCCGGATTAAAGCCGACCACCCAATCTGTGCATCCACCAATGGCCACTGTATTCCCATTTGACGACAGCGATACGCTTCGCCCTGACTGAGCTTCCGGGCCTTTTCCGTCAATATCTTCCCCAACTTGTGTCCACTCTCCTCCGTTCCATTCATACACGCGGGTATGGCCGGAGCGGTCTCCATTTCCACCATTAAAAGATGCACCAATGGCCACCCGATGACCTTCATCCGACAGCGATACGCCCCCGCCTGATGCGTCGCCGGCTGCCTCTCCGTCTATATCTTGTCCCATTTGTGCCCATTCAGTGCCATTCCATTCATACACACGGACATGGCCCGCATAACTACCATTTCCACCATTACTTGGTGCTCCTATCGCTATCCGGTTACCATCATTCGACAGCGATACGCTCCGACCTGATGCGTCGCCGGCCGCCTCCCCATCTATATCTTCTCCTAATTGTAGCCATTCGACGTCATTCCATTCGAATACACGAACATAACCGACATGATTTCCATTACCCGCCGCCCCAACTGCCACCCTATTTCCTATGATCGAAATCGACTCACCGAGACCGGTCCAGTCGAAAGCCCCTTTCCCGTCAATATCCTCACCCAATTGTGTCCATTCGATGCCATCCCATTCATATACACGGACATGACCCGCTTCTGATATCGTTCCACCTACATCATTCATATAGGCACCAATGGCGACTCTAAGGCCATCCGGCGAAAGCGAAACCCCACGGCCTGAGCCGTCATGGGCTGCCTCCCCGTCGATATCTTCTCCAATTTGTGACCATTCGGTGCCATTCCATTCAAATACGCGTACCTGGCCCGCATCATTTCCATTGGCATCGTTCCCCGATGCGCCAATAGCTACTTTCTGACCTTCTGCTGAGAGCGAAATGCTGTACCCGGCATTATCATGAGCTGCCTCACCGTCTATATCTCCTCCTAACTGATTTTGAGCAATTAATGGCAGAGAGCCAAGGGAGGTAAATACTGCTAGCATTAAGAAAATAAATATCGTTTTCATTCTAATTGGTTTAGTGATTGACATTTTAGTGAAATCCATATATTTAAAGTATTGACCAGCCTTATTTCCAGCCAGTAATCTTTTTCTAATTTTTATAAAGAAGTTTATCGTTGGCTCATGATTAGTCATAATGAAGGCTAACGGTGGTATAAACACAGTAGGTGAGGAACCGAACCTATTGTCGTTTCATTCAATGTTGAACGAAAAGCACTGGCTAAACTTTGATTCTTTCGTCAAAAATAGCAATAAATTGGTTAAGAATAGTGGGCCAGTTGCGGATCGGCATGATCCATTTTTTCGTTATTTCAAAAATCGCCAGATAAACCGACTTTTTCAATGCATTATCCGTTGGGAAAGACATTTTGTTTTTGGTGTATTTTCTGATTTTTCCGTTGAGATTTTCAATCAAATTTGTGGTATAAATGATCGTTCTAATTTCAAGAGGGAAGTCAAAAAAAGTGGTCAGCTCATCCCAGTTATTATACCAGTGATTTCAGCCTTTAATATTACCAGCAGGTGTTTTATTTCATAACGTCTTTAAACCATTCCACCATGCTATTGACTCCATCCTGATAAGAAGAAACTTTGAAATTGGGAAACCTCTTTCTAAATTTATTATCAGACATGACGTACTTCTGTTCAAACTGATACTCCATTTCTTTCGTTTCCTTTAAATTTGGTATAAAAAGAGGCAGTATTTTTTTTAATAATGTTGGCATCACGCTTATTTTAAAATTGCTGCCTAATTTTTTATTAAATAATACAAGCATTCCATTTGTCGTTATTGGTTCTCCAACAGGTAGATGCCATACTTGACCATAACAATCATCACACAAAGCCAATTCCACTAAAGCTCGTCCATTATCAAGTACATTAGCATATGTGTGTTCTATCTCAGCCGAAACCATGGTCTGTGGCCCTTTATTTTGTAACATTCGCTCCAAAAAAGAAATATAAAAGGGGCTATTTATAGCGCCTTCTCCGTAAAAATCTGCAGAGCGTCCAATTAGTCCTTTAATCTTGCCATCTCTTAAGGCTTTTATCATTAAATCAGCAGTTTGTTTACGGGCTTTTCCTTTTTTTGAAATAGGGTTTTGAGGCGTGC
This sequence is a window from Lewinellaceae bacterium. Protein-coding genes within it:
- a CDS encoding T9SS type A sorting domain-containing protein; this translates as MKTIFIFLMLAVFTSLGSLPLIAQNQLGGDIDGEAAHDNAGYSISLSAEGQKVAIGASGNDANGNDAGQVRVFEWNGTEWSQIGEDIDGEAAHDGSGRGVSLSPDGLRVAIGAYMNDVGGTISEAGHVRVYEWDGIEWTQLGEDIDGKGAFDWTGLGESISIIGNRVAVGAAGNGNHVGYVRVFEWNDVEWLQLGEDIDGEAAGDASGRSVSLSNDGNRIAIGAPSNGGNGSYAGHVRVYEWNGTEWAQMGQDIDGEAAGDASGGGVSLSDEGHRVAIGASFNGGNGDRSGHTRVYEWNGGEWTQVGEDIDGKGPEAQSGRSVSLSSNGNTVAIGGCTDWVVGFNPGHVRVYKWNGTAWVQYGEEIEGEGPIDWSGHSVSISSDGQIVAIGAHLNDGNGEKAGHVRVFDLSDVTSTTQDRKDDIVIIPNPTTGSIKLTGIIGSVAFTVMDNFGKVVMKGNNMNQDLDLSDLSAGIYYLQLNTERGLLNRRIIKL
- a CDS encoding NAD-dependent epimerase/dehydratase family protein; this encodes MESQIHTVLGANGAIGKAVIKELEIRQLQIRKVSTKPTWVQADLLRKEDAEKAIDGSSYVYLCIGLPYNAKVWETQWPQIMQNVIDACEKAQAKLIFLDNIYMYASPLPVPFDESTPQNPISKKGKARKQTADLMIKALRDGKIKGLIGRSADFYGEGAINSPFYISFLERMLQNKGPQTMVSAEIEHTYANVLDNGRALVELALCDDCYGQVWHLPVGEPITTNGMLVLFNKKLGSNFKISVMPTLLKKILPLFIPNLKETKEMEYQFEQKYVMSDNKFRKRFPNFKVSSYQDGVNSMVEWFKDVMK